CCTCGTACAAGTTGTCCTACGGCACGGTCATCGATTACGACGAGGCGATCAAGCCCTATCCCTATCCGCTCTATCCCGACGAGGACGACAAGGCCTACGCCTACAGTTGGAATAATTGGACGCCCGATTACGTGGTCACCAAGGACATCACCTTCACTTTGGACAAGAACAGCAGCTACGACTACGTGGTCACCTGGCAGGTGGAAGAAGGGCGTTCGTTCGACACCTATTATTGCGCGGGCGACGTGCTGGCTTTGCCCAAGCAACCCACGCGCGACGGGTACGAGTTCGTCTGTTGGCAGGACTACGACGCGTCCTTGCGCGTGCAATCCGATATGACCGTCGTCGCCGTATGGCGCGAGGTGCAGGCATAGGGGGCTTTATGAAAATGTGTAAGTTGCGTAGAGTGTTCAAGAGTCCTTTGGGTTTCACGTTGGTGGAACTCGCGCTGGTCATCGCCCTTATGAGCATTTTGGCCGCCGCCGTCACGCCCGCCATACGCAGCGGCATCAAGAAGACGACCGACGAGCAACTCATCGCGTACTTCGACGACGTGCGCAAGCAGGTGGGGTATATCCGCACCAAATACAACGACGCCACCAAAGTGGGCGAAACCCCGCGTGTCGCCGGGTATTCGCTGGCGACGGCGCGCGGTATGCAGGAGCTTTTGCGCTCGTCCAACAATCATACCGACGTCTTCGATATCGAGGTGACGACCATCAGCGACGCGCCCGATCCCAATATGTACAATTATATAGATACCATCGTCGTTTGCGTGCAGTTCTACGCCAAGGGCTCTTCCACACCCATGGTCAACGCACAGGGCAATCCGTGCTCACCCGAGCAAGCCGTGGGCGGCGTTTCGCCGTATAGTTGCAAAGTCGTGCGTATCTGGTATATCAAAAAAGACAAAAAGGACAAAGAATTCAGAGCCGGAGGTGCCGTAACGTGAAAAAAGTCTGCGTGGTTTTATGTGTTATTACGTGTTTCGTCGTACTGTCGTTCTCTTTGACGGGTTGCGCCAAGATTGTCGAGTGGATGGATTCCATCGCCGGCAAAGACAAGACCAACGAGCAGAACGTCACGCCCGAAGTGCAGACGTTGGCCACGCCCACCATGCGGTTGGACAACGGCGTCGTCGTGTGGAACGCCGTTTCGGGTGCCGACCAATATCGTATCAAATGTATCGACAAGACCACGCACGAGGTCTTGGACGAGCGGGTTATATTGCCCAATTCTTTCGATCCTTCCGTGCTTTCCCTCTCTGCCGGCGCCTACCTTTTCCTCGTTCGCGCCGAGACCACGGGGGATAAATATATCAACAGTCCCTTCGTCGCGGATGCGGACGGCGTCACCTACACGGTGGAGGCCGAGGTCAGTCTGGACGAAGTGACGGTGGACGCGTTGCGCGTGGACGACGGCAGGATTTTGTGCGTTTGGTCGGACGTGGAGGGCGCCGAGGTCGTGCACTTGCGCGTGGGCGACGCCACGGTCGACAGCCGCGCCAATTTCGCGCTTTTGACGGTGGACGCCACGGCCGATCAAACGGTCGTGCTCACGGTCACCGGCAGAGCGGGCTACAACTACGCCGCCAAAGAGAAAGTCGTTTCGTACGTAGCGGCTTCGGCCAAGACGGCGGAGAGCGCCGCTTACGACAAAAAGGACGCGTCGTTCACCTACGACGAATATTCCCCCCGCGAGGTGGAATGGGACGGCGAAGTGCTGTCGCAGACCTTCTCGGGGCTGTTGACCTTGTCGGCGGATATGCTCCGCGAGCAGACGGTCGGCTTGCACTATATGCGCGTGGTGGGTACGTTGAGCGTGCATCACGTTTTAGTCACCGTCACGGACACCAGGCCCATGTCGTTCGTGGGCGGGTCGGGCCTTCCCATCGAGGAGATGGATTACGAGTTGTCCAAAGCCTCGTTGGTCGTCGGTTTGGTCGTCAACGCCAACACTCTCGTCGGCGTCAGTTACGACGGCGCGGCGCTTTCGGCCGACCAATATACGTTCTCTTCGTCGCAGTTGGTCATTCCGCGAGATTACGTCTACGGCGTAGGCGAGGGCGACCACGTCTTGCGCGTTACCTATACCGATTGTCAGGGGGACGAGCACGCCATATCCCTTACGGTGCACGTTTCCTTGCCCGCCGCCATTTTGTACGACGTAGCTTCGGGGCAGGACCTCAAATTGACGGGCGTACCCGCGGGCGCTACCGCCGTCATCGGCGGGGGCATTTCCACCGCCGACTACACCTTCGACGCTTCGTCCGTCACCCTCAAAGCGTCCTATCTCGCCACCTTGCACGCGGACAAATACGCCTATTGCGTGCAAGCGCCCCAATCGGCGGATTTCTCGTTGCAGATTTACAATTCGCAGTCCGCGCCCTACGACGTGGTCTTGTCCTACGACGAGGACGTCACCGTGGCCTACGGCAAGTTCCGTTGCGATTGCGGCGGCACTCAGCACTACTATCAGTTGGACGGCGCGGCCCGTCGCTTGACGGCGGACGACGCGGTCAACTTGGGCGAGTTGGTCAAGAGTGACGCGCACACCTTCACGGTCTATTGTCCCACCAACGACCGCACCACGTCCTACACCATACACCCCACGGACAAGGCCTATCCCTACCTCGAGGCCCGCTACGAGTTCGAGGGGCGCAAGCCCGACCTCTACGTAGGCTCCATCGCCGAGTTTATCGACGTGGCCAAGTTCTTGTCCTACGGCGGCAATATCGACTACACCAAAGGGGAGTACGGCACTTCCGAGATAAAGGTGTTCGTGGACGACAACGTTGTCAAGACCACCGACACCAACGCCGTGCTCAATATGCTTTTGGCCGAGTCCAACGCGGGCTACAGTTCTCCGTACAGTTGTTCCATTCTCCTGTCCGGCACGTTTGATTCTTCCTCGCATACCTGCGAGTTGACCGTCACGGTCAAATTCAATCAACAGATTGCCAAGTCGCACGTCAACGGCATCGAAGCGGCCGAATACGGCGATACGCGCACCCTGCTTACCGCCAACGCCACTTCGCGCACGACCTATATCGAGGGGCTTACCACCACCGCCAAGGTGGCCAACGTGCAGGCTTTGGCCGACCTTCCCTTGGGCGTCAAACCCGTCTTCGGCGGCGTGGATACGGCCACTACGCTGGCCAAGGCCGCCTACGACGCGGCTTTGGACGTGTGCAAGACCTACGTTCGCGACAGCATGACCGACGTGCAGAAGTTGCAGGTGTTCTACGATTATCTGGCCCGCTACGTCACCTACGATTATTATTCGTTGGTCTGGTACGAAATCACCAACAATCTCGGCATTTTGGAGCACAATCAATACGCGGTATGGCACAACGCCGCCGTTGCCACCAATCAATGGAACGCGTTCTCGGACGAGGAGCGCAAGGACGTCAACGGTAGCACCAACTACCGTGCCGCCTCCGCTTTGGTGCGTCGTCGCGCGGCGGAGCCCGGCGCCAAGGCGTTTTGGACGAACTGGCTTGCCACCTTCGAGCAGTTCGAGGCCGATACGATGGTGCAGATCAAAGATTACGCCCGCAATCAAGTGACGTCGCGCGGCTATACGGGCACTTCGCTCGATACGGATATCGAGGGCGTATGCGCCCAGACGACCTACGCCGACATGGTGGCGGCCTTGGACGCTTTGACGTCCAGCGCCTTCGACGCCTACGGCGCGTTGGTGGGCAAGGTCGCCGTTTGCGACGGCATTTCGGACGCTTTCCGCATCTTGTGTTTGGTGGAAGGCATCGAGTGCGTCAAGGTGTCGGGCGTGGGCATCAATTCGTCGGGCAGTAGCGAAGCGCACGCCTGGAACAAGGTCGAGGTGGGCGGCGTATGGTACTGCGTGGACGCCACTTGGAGCAAGGCGGCCGATTGCGTCACGCACCGTTACTTCATGGTGTCGGACGACGTGCTCCAAGCCAATCACAGCGAAAAGGACGGCGATCGTGTATGCGTTGATACGCTTGCCACCGCCGAGGCCTACGACTATTATCGCAATACCCAAGTGGCGGGCCGTTCTCTCTATGCGGCCGACACGTCCGAGTTTACCGACGCCTTCAAGGCGATGTATCGCGCGGGCGAGCGGACTATCGAGATGTACATCGCGTCCCAACCCACCGAACAGCAGTTCAAGGACGCCATCAACGACGCCCGCTTGGCGCTCATGCTCAGCGGCACGTTCTCCTATACCTACACCTACGCCAACGGCTTTGCGTTGGTGCAATTCTGATGAAAAAATCCTCTGCGCCCATCGAAATCGAACGCGGCGAGGCCCGCGTCGGGTGGCATTACTGCACGGGGCAGGTGGAGAGCCTTGAGTTGGTGCCATCCGCCCGTCCTTTCACGTGGATACGCGGGGTTTTCGGTATGCCCTACGGTATGTGCTATCTCGACAAGCGCGAGGGGATAGCGGACGGCGTTCGCCACGTCTACGAGTATATGACCGACCTTCGCCTTACGGTCACGCGCACCCTCACGGACGAGGGCTATACCGAGCGTTACGTTTGGCAAAACGTGGGCAAAAAGGCTATTTCCATCGCCGAGGGCGAAGTGGGCGTCTACGTCACCTTTGCCGAGCAATACGATATACGTAGGGTGGCTATTCACTACCGCGCCTTTACGCATTGTCTGTTGGCGGGCGACGTGTTCTATATGGCCAACGCCCGTTTCAACGGCGCGTCGGACGGCTACGGCCTCGTTATGCACGAGGGCAGGGTGGCCGCCGTCAAAGAGGAGCGTTTGCGTCCTACCGAAAGAGGGGATCTCATCGCGTTTATGCCCGCAGGGACGCTTGCGCCCGAGGAGACCGTTGCTTGGGAGTGGACGGTGTTCGCCTACGAGAATATCGAGGCGTTCTGGCGCTTCGTGCGGCGATTTGCGCCCAAGATAGAGATTACGCCCCTGTTGCCCGAGGCGGGGCAGACCGTCACCGTCAAAGTCGACGACGAGGTCGTTCCCACCGTCGTAGTGGACGGGGAGACGGTGCCCAATCCCTTCGTCGCCAAGGCAGGCGCGTTCTCGTTGGTCCCCGTCGCCGAGCGTCCCGATACCGTGCTTTCTCTTTCGGGCGTTTCGCACGAGGAAAGATGGGCTTCGTCCTATCGCGGCTGGTGCCGCGCCCGTTCGGCCAATCCGCGCAGACCTATCGCGGATAGCGTGGCGTATGCCCGCCGTTTCGCCTTGTCCGCCGATCGCGAGGACTACCAAAAGGCGGTGGACAGTCTTTCCGCCTACTATCGCAAATTCGGCGCGTACAAGATGCCGCAGGCCTTTATGCCCGGCGTGCTCATCAAGAGCAACGACGGCCTTACGGCGCAATTTGCCCGCCACGTCACCACCGTTTTACGGACAAACAACCGTCCGTATACGGCGGACGTAGCCTTCGCCGAGTACGATATGCTGCGGGTGGCGGACTACGTTTTCGAGGGCAAATATCGGCAGGAAAAGGATTCCGCCTATTTGCGCGCTCTTCCCCTTATCAAGACGCCGTTCGGCGATTTATATTCCTACACTTCGGACGAGAGATAGACTTTTATGGAAAGTATCAAAGAGATTTTCAAGATAGGCAACGGCCCTTCTTCCTCCCACACGATGGGGCCCAAACGGGCGACGGAAGATTTTCTTTCGCGCTATCCCTACGCGACCTACGTCAAGGTGACCTTGTTCGGCTCTTTGGCGCAGACGGGCGAGGGGCACCTCACCGATTATATCGTAGACAAGACCTTGGGCGACAGACCGCACGAGGTACTGTTCGACGCGGACGCGCCGTGCGACCACCCCAACACGATGCGTTTCGAGGCGCAGGTTTTGGGCGAAACGGTCACCGAGACCTACGTGTCCATAGGCGGCGGCAGTATCGTCCGCGTGGGTGACGCGCCCAATCCCGCCACCGAGATCTATCACCACAACAGCCTACGCGAGATCGAGGCGTATTGCGATATGCACGGGTTGGATTTCTGCGGGTACGTGATGCACTTCGAGGGCGAGTCCGTGCGCGATTTTTTGCAGACGGTCGCCGACGTGATGAACGAGGCGGTCGAGCGAGGGCTACGGACGCAGGGCAAGTTGCCCGGACGGTTGCAAATCGACCGCAAAGCGCCGCGTATGTACCGCGCCGCCAAGGATATACACGCGAGGTTGTACGCGTACGCCTACGCCGTGTCCGAAGAAAACGCGTGCGGCGGTCGCATCGTATGCGCGCCCACCTGCGGCTCTTCGGGCGTATTGCCCGCCGTCGTTCGCTATTCGGTCGAGCAGTTGGGCTTGACGCGGGATGCGGTCGTGGACGGCTTGGCCGTTGCGGGCCTGTTCGGCAATCTGGTCAAACGCAACGCGTCCATTTCGGGGGCCGAGGCGGGCTGTCAGGCCGAGGTGGGCACGGCGTGCGCCATGGCCGCCGCCTACTACGCCTACGTGCGCGGTATGAGCAATCGGCATATCGAGCAAGCCGCCGAGATTGCCTTGGAGCACCACTTGGGGCTTACCTGCGATCCCATTTGCGGCTACGTGCAGATTCCCTGCATCGAGCGCAACGCCGTCGCCGCCAAGCGTGCGGTGGACGCCTACGATTTGGCTTCCCTTCTCATGCCCGACGACGAAAAGATCACCTTCGATATGGTATGCCAAACCATGCTCGAGACGGGCAAGGACCTCACTTCGCTCTACCGCGAGACGGCCAAAGGCGGCCTCGCCAAACTGTACGCCGACGATTGATTTCCCGTATACCAAAACGCCTTGCCCGACGTTCGGACAAGGCGTTTTTGTTTCTCACGATGCGCGTTTCGCGCCTAACCTATGTCGAGTGCCGTCGGCAAAGGCAATCCTATTTCTTGGTCAAGGCTTTGATGGCGTGCGGAACGCCGCTCAGGATATGCCCCCAGCCCTTGAAGAAGTGGCCGTTGGCACGCTCCACCACGCCCTCGGCGACCTTGTGCGTCACGATGCCCGAGCTCATACCCACGAAGTTGCGGATAGGCACGTCCAAAAAGCCCGCTTCCATCATCATCATCGTGGTCATATCGCCGTCTTTCACCGTACCCTTCAACGCCTTGACGCCTACCTTGGCGAACGCCCTGCCGAAGCGGGTGGCTTTGAGGTCGCGCACGGTACTGCACATATCGAACTCGCCTTTTTTCAAGGGCGTATTGTCGGGGATGTCGAAGCCCAATAAGGCGCGGAATTGCTCGTCGGGTATGGCGTCCACGCCCGCGATATCATAATAGGCGGGCAGGTCGCCTTTGCGGTCGTCCTGTTTGACGCCGTCGCGGCCTATGACGGTCACTTTTTCGGTCAGGCGTATATCTCTCGAGGACGCGCCCACCGACAGCACGAACACGCCGCTTTCCACCACCCAATCCTTTTCATTCACGTTGTAGTAGGCGAAGCTGCGCTTATCAAGGTGGATTGTCACCTCTTTGCTTTCGCCCGCTTTCAGGAATACTTTGCAGAAGCCCTTCAATTCTTGTTGGGGGCGATAGGCGGTGCTCACTTCGTCCGTCACGTACACTTGCGCGATCTCGCTGCCGTCCGTTTTGCCCGTGTTGGTCACCCGGAAGGTCACGTCCACGCCCTCGTCCTCGGTGGCCGTTTTGGCGGATGTTTTGAGGTCGGAGTAGGCAAAGGTCGTGTAGCTCAACCCGTGCCCGAAGGGGAAGCGCACGGCTTTCTTCGCGCTGTCGTAGTAGCGGTAACCCACGTACAAACCTTCGCGGTGTTCCACGGTGCGCGGTCCTTGTTGGAAGTATTTGTCCGACAGTCCTTCGTCGGCCATGGGATAGGTTTCGGCCAATTTGCCCGAGGGGTTGACGTCCCCCCACAGCACGTCGTAATAGGCTTCGCCCGCCGCTTCGCCCGCGAGGTACGCGTTGAGAATGGCGGGTACGTCGTCCGCCCAAGGCGTCAGCACGGGTGCGCCGCCCACCAGCACCACCACGACGTTCTCGTTGACTTTGCGCACGGCTTCGATGAGCGCGGTGTGCCCGGCGGGAATGTCGAGATTGTTGCGGTCGAATCCTTCGGATTCGTAGTTGGCGGTTAGTCCCGCGAACACGACCACTTTGTCGTTCTTTTTGGCCACTTCCACGGCCTCTTTGATCAGCGCCTCGTCCATGCCGTCCCCTTTCAGCGAGTAGCCGTCCGCATAGTCGTAGGGCTGTCCCGCCGCGTCCAGCACTTCGGGCAGGTGCACGAGGTGTTTGGGCACGATGAGCGAGGAGCCCGCGCCTTGGTAGCGCGATTCTTTGGCGAGCGCGCCGAGAATGGCCACTTTTTCCCCTTTGCGGAGGGGCAACAGGCCGCCTTCGTTTTTCAGAAGCACCGCGCCTTCGGCCGCTATGCGGCGGGCCAAACGGTGGCTCTTTTCGTAGTCGTATTCAAAATCGGGCGTGATTTGCTCGCTGTATTTGAGGATATAGGTCAGCATACGCTTGGCCACTTTGTCGAGGACTTCTTCTTTCAGACTGCCGTCTTTCACGGCCTCGGCGATCTTCTTGTCGTTGTAGCCGAACGAGGAGGGCATTTCGAGGTCCAGCCCCGCTTCCACGCCTTTCACTCGGTCGGAAGTCGCGCCCCAGTCGCTCACGACGATGCCTTCGAAGCCCCATTCGTCGCGGAGTATATCCGTCAGCAAATACTTGTTTTCGCTGGCGTAGGTGCCGTTTATGCG
The Clostridia bacterium genome window above contains:
- a CDS encoding prepilin-type N-terminal cleavage/methylation domain-containing protein, translating into MKMCKLRRVFKSPLGFTLVELALVIALMSILAAAVTPAIRSGIKKTTDEQLIAYFDDVRKQVGYIRTKYNDATKVGETPRVAGYSLATARGMQELLRSSNNHTDVFDIEVTTISDAPDPNMYNYIDTIVVCVQFYAKGSSTPMVNAQGNPCSPEQAVGGVSPYSCKVVRIWYIKKDKKDKEFRAGGAVT
- a CDS encoding L-serine ammonia-lyase, iron-sulfur-dependent, subunit alpha — translated: MESIKEIFKIGNGPSSSHTMGPKRATEDFLSRYPYATYVKVTLFGSLAQTGEGHLTDYIVDKTLGDRPHEVLFDADAPCDHPNTMRFEAQVLGETVTETYVSIGGGSIVRVGDAPNPATEIYHHNSLREIEAYCDMHGLDFCGYVMHFEGESVRDFLQTVADVMNEAVERGLRTQGKLPGRLQIDRKAPRMYRAAKDIHARLYAYAYAVSEENACGGRIVCAPTCGSSGVLPAVVRYSVEQLGLTRDAVVDGLAVAGLFGNLVKRNASISGAEAGCQAEVGTACAMAAAYYAYVRGMSNRHIEQAAEIALEHHLGLTCDPICGYVQIPCIERNAVAAKRAVDAYDLASLLMPDDEKITFDMVCQTMLETGKDLTSLYRETAKGGLAKLYADD
- a CDS encoding glycoside hydrolase family 3 C-terminal domain-containing protein, with protein sequence MDEARVNEILAEMAIEEKAALCSGLDFWHTKPNKRLKVPSVMMTDGPHGMRKEDDTDTSVGMKRSIPATCFPPAVTCACTWNPDLLKEMGAHIADEARAQGVVTVLGPGTNIKRSPKGGRNFEYYSEDPYLAGQLAAAYIAGVQGKGIGTSLKHFAVNSQEYLRMSISEVVDERTLREIYLPAFENAVKQAQPATVMCSYNRINGTYASENKYLLTDILRDEWGFEGIVVSDWGATSDRVKGVEAGLDLEMPSSFGYNDKKIAEAVKDGSLKEEVLDKVAKRMLTYILKYSEQITPDFEYDYEKSHRLARRIAAEGAVLLKNEGGLLPLRKGEKVAILGALAKESRYQGAGSSLIVPKHLVHLPEVLDAAGQPYDYADGYSLKGDGMDEALIKEAVEVAKKNDKVVVFAGLTANYESEGFDRNNLDIPAGHTALIEAVRKVNENVVVVLVGGAPVLTPWADDVPAILNAYLAGEAAGEAYYDVLWGDVNPSGKLAETYPMADEGLSDKYFQQGPRTVEHREGLYVGYRYYDSAKKAVRFPFGHGLSYTTFAYSDLKTSAKTATEDEGVDVTFRVTNTGKTDGSEIAQVYVTDEVSTAYRPQQELKGFCKVFLKAGESKEVTIHLDKRSFAYYNVNEKDWVVESGVFVLSVGASSRDIRLTEKVTVIGRDGVKQDDRKGDLPAYYDIAGVDAIPDEQFRALLGFDIPDNTPLKKGEFDMCSTVRDLKATRFGRAFAKVGVKALKGTVKDGDMTTMMMMEAGFLDVPIRNFVGMSSGIVTHKVAEGVVERANGHFFKGWGHILSGVPHAIKALTKK